One genomic window of Vibrio parahaemolyticus includes the following:
- a CDS encoding FHA domain-containing protein, giving the protein MQTHQLVLFISKCPEEYTGAKHIEMPEGGGSVGRAPSCTLSLTDHNRFISGTHCLISVYGDTFYISDVSTNGTMVNGNKILKNQPISIVDGDVVSLGQYEIGVALEHISAVQDIAADIAPERVSNDPLVNLGEAVVEEEEKVGSLEDLFMETKQDGVNTDDPIAHLKFSMQREDDYLIRDVEKPEPAPAKTIENTRQVVDDSFSIHSEFDIPNLIPEDWLGGVATSKESVEPAAEQAKQAAFIPEDFAHTKPVSPQASVVQPDVNQPQQPQYEAPLSHATSNVTQRAEPVSQKWEEVTQAFVPSAQPTQPETKAKAKEAQQGFVSNESLATESAAHSSDIGKAFYEGLGISNPDLISNEALLFKQMGACLRLCIDNLQKDLHEVESLKGEQGLSEADSNLAELMLTLNSQNLLSPNELVEQMLDELNDHQIIFNKALNELLIEQSETNDPVTFANDVASKSMFTTKSKLWGEYLEFYANNRRQMNETSLKGLIKKSYTKAIKGSHA; this is encoded by the coding sequence ATGCAAACACATCAGCTAGTCCTATTTATTTCTAAATGCCCAGAGGAATATACGGGCGCAAAGCATATTGAAATGCCAGAAGGTGGTGGCTCAGTTGGACGAGCGCCTAGCTGCACTCTGTCTTTAACGGACCATAACCGTTTTATCTCTGGTACACACTGTTTGATAAGTGTATACGGTGACACTTTCTACATTAGCGATGTGTCGACAAATGGCACTATGGTTAATGGTAATAAGATTCTAAAGAATCAACCGATATCTATTGTTGACGGTGACGTTGTTTCATTAGGGCAGTACGAGATTGGCGTTGCATTAGAGCATATATCCGCTGTTCAAGATATTGCCGCCGATATTGCCCCAGAAAGAGTATCGAATGATCCACTCGTCAATCTCGGTGAGGCGGTTGTAGAAGAGGAAGAAAAAGTCGGTTCATTAGAAGACTTATTCATGGAGACCAAGCAAGACGGTGTTAATACTGACGATCCTATTGCGCATCTAAAGTTTTCGATGCAGCGTGAAGACGACTATCTTATCCGCGATGTTGAAAAGCCTGAGCCTGCACCGGCTAAGACAATCGAAAATACGCGACAAGTCGTTGATGACAGTTTCAGTATCCATTCCGAATTCGATATTCCAAATTTAATCCCTGAAGATTGGCTGGGAGGCGTTGCCACGAGTAAAGAATCTGTTGAACCAGCGGCAGAGCAAGCTAAGCAAGCCGCGTTCATTCCAGAAGATTTTGCGCACACGAAGCCCGTTTCGCCTCAGGCTAGTGTGGTTCAACCAGACGTTAACCAACCTCAACAGCCTCAATATGAAGCGCCACTTAGTCACGCGACGTCAAATGTTACTCAAAGAGCAGAGCCTGTTAGCCAGAAATGGGAAGAGGTAACACAAGCCTTTGTTCCATCAGCACAACCTACTCAGCCAGAAACGAAAGCGAAAGCGAAAGAGGCCCAACAAGGTTTTGTAAGCAACGAGTCTCTAGCGACGGAGAGTGCGGCTCATTCTTCAGATATCGGTAAAGCGTTTTATGAAGGCTTGGGTATTAGTAACCCTGATCTGATCAGTAACGAAGCTCTGCTGTTTAAACAAATGGGGGCATGTCTTCGTTTGTGTATCGATAACTTGCAAAAAGACTTGCATGAAGTTGAGTCACTTAAAGGTGAACAAGGTTTAAGCGAAGCGGATTCAAACTTAGCGGAACTGATGTTAACGCTAAATAGTCAGAACTTGCTGTCTCCGAATGAATTGGTGGAGCAAATGTTGGATGAGCTCAACGATCATCAAATTATTTTTAACAAGGCACTCAATGAGTTGCTAATTGAACAATCTGAAACGAATGACCCTGTCACGTTTGCAAACGACGTTGCAAGTAAATCCATGTTCACCACCAAATCAAAGTTATGGGGTGAGTATCTTGAGTTCTACGCCAATAACCGTCGTCAAATGAATGAGACGTCATTGAAAGGTTTGATCAAGAAAAGCTACACCAAAGCGATTAAGGGAAGCCATGCGTAG
- the tssJ gene encoding type VI secretion system lipoprotein TssJ translates to MRSIAILLGCALLSGCAMWDQFKESTGITPETSSIELVIEASSVLNVREGGQSSPVILRVHELTSPVLFRSLDFFALFENDKASLGDEYIKRYEYQMQPGEKIHEFLELDPATRAVGFSVAFRDIDGSSWRKVEVIEEKSEYYIKLKLEGSELISDNTRGIEQVYF, encoded by the coding sequence ATGCGTAGTATTGCAATATTGCTCGGATGCGCCTTGCTATCCGGTTGTGCCATGTGGGATCAATTTAAAGAATCAACAGGCATCACGCCTGAAACGTCCTCGATTGAGTTGGTGATTGAGGCGTCTTCGGTTCTAAATGTTCGTGAAGGCGGACAATCCTCTCCGGTTATTTTGCGAGTTCACGAACTGACGTCACCAGTGTTGTTTCGTAGCTTAGACTTCTTCGCATTGTTTGAGAACGATAAAGCATCACTGGGTGATGAATACATCAAACGTTATGAATACCAAATGCAGCCTGGTGAAAAGATCCACGAATTTTTGGAACTCGACCCAGCAACCCGTGCGGTTGGATTCTCAGTCGCGTTTCGCGATATTGACGGTTCTTCTTGGCGTAAAGTCGAAGTGATTGAAGAGAAGAGCGAGTACTACATAAAACTCAAGTTAGAAGGCAGTGAGTTAATTTCTGACAACACTCGCGGCATTGAACAAGTTTATTTTTAA
- the tssK gene encoding type VI secretion system baseplate subunit TssK, with product MSLYNPVVWQDGMFMKPQHFQQLDRSQSKLSSMLSANASPLHWGIKRLEINSQLLALGKIGITRAEGILQDRTPFELPLLAELPEVKDVDPSIADKVVYLCCPLPSERSELFGTKKDGARYTLESQEAVDACYDSEDMANIVVGKLNFCLMYDHEDKSAYTSIPILKISEVKPDGSVILDESFIPTCIDIHASTVLNKFATEFASMLKHRAESIVQRLGVVDQQGVSSVSDFMLLQALNRYEPLFWHFASAEGVHPESFYRILLQAEGELSTLCSASRRPIEFTKYNHGDLTSCLSRTLDSAKMTLSVMSEQRAIPLTLKDQNYGIRTAAIPDSKIIDTTTFILAVKADVTLDVLHTQFVSQTKIGSIDNIRDLINLQLPGIEIKPMPVVPRALPYHAGYTYFELDKTGEEWAALKNTAAIAVHVAGDFANLSLQLWAVRL from the coding sequence ATGTCTTTATACAATCCAGTTGTTTGGCAAGATGGAATGTTCATGAAGCCGCAGCACTTTCAGCAACTCGATCGTTCACAAAGTAAACTATCGAGCATGCTGAGCGCAAATGCATCACCTTTGCATTGGGGCATTAAGCGCTTAGAGATTAACTCGCAACTACTGGCGTTGGGCAAAATTGGTATCACTCGTGCTGAAGGTATTCTTCAAGACAGAACACCATTTGAGCTGCCGCTGCTGGCTGAACTTCCAGAAGTGAAAGACGTTGATCCTTCGATTGCTGACAAAGTGGTTTACCTTTGTTGTCCGTTACCTTCTGAGCGCTCTGAACTCTTCGGCACCAAGAAAGACGGCGCACGTTACACACTGGAATCTCAAGAGGCGGTTGACGCTTGTTATGATTCAGAAGACATGGCAAACATCGTAGTCGGTAAGCTTAACTTCTGTTTGATGTATGACCATGAAGATAAGAGTGCTTACACATCGATTCCAATTCTAAAGATCTCAGAAGTGAAGCCAGACGGCAGTGTCATCTTAGATGAGAGCTTTATCCCGACTTGTATTGATATCCACGCTTCGACCGTACTGAACAAGTTCGCAACCGAATTCGCCTCTATGCTGAAACACCGCGCAGAATCCATCGTTCAGCGCTTAGGCGTGGTTGACCAGCAAGGCGTATCTTCAGTTTCTGATTTCATGCTGCTGCAAGCTCTAAACCGATACGAGCCGCTATTCTGGCACTTTGCGAGCGCAGAAGGGGTTCATCCTGAATCGTTTTATCGCATTCTTCTTCAAGCGGAAGGTGAGCTTTCGACTTTGTGTTCAGCATCTCGTCGACCAATCGAGTTCACCAAGTACAACCATGGCGACCTAACCAGCTGTCTATCGCGTACATTGGATAGTGCGAAGATGACACTAAGTGTGATGTCTGAGCAGCGTGCAATCCCACTGACGTTGAAAGACCAAAACTACGGTATTAGAACGGCAGCGATTCCAGACAGTAAGATTATCGACACCACGACCTTTATTCTTGCGGTTAAAGCCGACGTTACTTTGGATGTTCTTCACACCCAGTTTGTTAGTCAAACGAAGATCGGTTCTATCGATAACATTCGTGACTTGATTAACCTGCAACTGCCGGGCATCGAGATTAAACCAATGCCAGTCGTACCTCGCGCATTGCCTTACCACGCAGGTTACACCTACTTCGAACTGGATAAGACTGGCGAAGAGTGGGCAGCGCTGAAAAACACGGCTGCAATTGCGGTTCACGTAGCCGGCGACTTTGCTAACTTGTCGCTGCAACTATGGGCAGTTCGTCTATGA
- the icmH gene encoding type IVB secretion system protein IcmH/DotU yields the protein MSYAETDVTVVLFQPEPGKPMEVMPAPDLSRNIAVQDLNIENMGINPLVDQFSWLIASLSCMSSIPWLDDPMPFREQVAREIRKGERKLNEMELDRASILVIRYCLCAAIDESVCRQEWGANSHWSQNSLLSEFHNETSGGDKFFVILERLKADPRKYRHVIEFLYLLLQLGFQGKYGREERGNEKLAEIGNTIYRLVRDERLAEQEKVSLVNLKAKYLKKPLKRVISPKLILGISAITFAIMYAATYIVIDLKFQQLLEVYR from the coding sequence ATGAGTTACGCAGAAACCGACGTCACTGTAGTTTTATTCCAACCAGAGCCTGGCAAACCGATGGAGGTGATGCCAGCGCCTGACTTGTCTCGTAATATCGCGGTACAAGATCTAAACATCGAAAACATGGGCATCAACCCGTTGGTCGACCAGTTTTCATGGTTGATCGCCAGCTTGTCTTGTATGTCTTCGATCCCTTGGCTTGATGACCCAATGCCATTTCGTGAACAAGTGGCTCGCGAGATAAGAAAAGGCGAACGTAAGCTCAATGAAATGGAATTGGATCGCGCATCCATTTTGGTCATCCGATACTGTTTGTGTGCTGCGATTGATGAATCGGTTTGCCGACAAGAGTGGGGCGCTAACAGCCATTGGAGCCAGAACAGTTTGCTGTCAGAGTTCCACAATGAAACATCTGGCGGCGATAAGTTCTTCGTTATTCTCGAGCGTTTAAAAGCAGACCCGCGCAAATACCGTCACGTCATCGAGTTTCTGTATTTGCTGCTTCAACTTGGCTTTCAGGGTAAATACGGTCGTGAAGAGCGCGGTAACGAAAAGCTAGCAGAAATCGGCAACACAATTTATCGCTTAGTGCGTGACGAACGCTTAGCAGAGCAAGAGAAAGTCTCTCTCGTTAACCTTAAGGCCAAATACCTTAAGAAGCCGTTAAAAAGGGTGATTTCACCCAAACTGATTTTAGGCATTAGTGCGATTACCTTCGCAATCATGTATGCCGCGACTTACATCGTCATAGATTTAAAGTTTCAGCAATTACTTGAAGTGTATCGATAA